GCCAGCGCCGATGCTGCTGTTATTGCTACCCTGGCAAACCAGACCAGAGTGGATGTCATGCAACGCAGTGGTGCCTGGACTCAAGTAAAAACTTCTGCCGGGCAAGCTGGCTGGGTGAGAATGACAGCCTTGCGCCTGGATGCAAGCGCCAACAGCAATGCTGCGCCTGCTTCGGGCGGTAATGTACTGGGCTCCCTGATGACCAGTGGCCGCACGTCGAATACTGGTACGGTTGGTAATGGTGTCAAAGGTCTGGATAAAGAGGATATACGCAGAGCCTCACCGAATTATGCCGAACTGCAGAAAATGCAGAAATTTACAGCCGATAAAAACAGCGCCCAGGCGTTTGCTCAGCGTTCACCACTCGTGGCAAGCAATGTCGAATATTCAAGCCAGGATAAAGCTGGA
This is a stretch of genomic DNA from Undibacterium sp. KW1. It encodes these proteins:
- a CDS encoding SH3 domain-containing protein — encoded protein: MKIPILIAAVMLTGNALAESATTSKSTELMDKASADAAVIATLANQTRVDVMQRSGAWTQVKTSAGQAGWVRMTALRLDASANSNAAPASGGNVLGSLMTSGRTSNTGTVGNGVKGLDKEDIRRASPNYAELQKMQKFTADKNSAQAFAQRSPLVASNVEYSSQDKAGKRGAIKCVHYKNLRLPD